A genome region from Microbacterium sp. CGR2 includes the following:
- the hisC gene encoding histidinol-phosphate transaminase, which translates to MSELRLREDLNAIPDYKPGKATTQSPNTGPVFKVSSNENPYGPLPSVATAIADRIAHINRYPDTAATAVVALLCERFQVSPVNLVLGSGSVEVVSQLMRATACEGNEVMFAWRSFEAYPMLVRAAGATPVAVPLTADHRHDLDAMRAAITARTRLILVCNPNNPTGTTIGTDELTAFLDAVPADITVVIDEAYVHFNERTDSPSGIEYFRRYPNVAVAHTFSKAYGLAGLRIGYAIAPERLTNTLRKVAIPFGVTDLAQAAAVASLHAEDELSARVADLIAERERVVGAFRDAGIDLPETQANFIWVPFGDATTAAAQLLESHGLLVRPFAGEGFRVTIAEREANNLLVRLAPKLAAHFAPLAVV; encoded by the coding sequence ATGTCGGAGTTGAGACTGCGCGAGGATCTGAACGCGATCCCGGACTACAAGCCCGGGAAGGCGACGACGCAGTCGCCCAACACCGGCCCGGTGTTCAAGGTGTCGTCGAACGAGAATCCGTACGGACCCCTGCCGTCGGTAGCGACCGCGATCGCGGACCGGATCGCCCACATCAACCGCTACCCCGACACCGCGGCCACCGCCGTCGTCGCGCTCCTGTGCGAGCGATTCCAGGTCTCGCCCGTGAACCTCGTGCTGGGCAGCGGATCCGTCGAGGTGGTCTCACAGCTCATGCGCGCCACCGCCTGCGAGGGCAATGAAGTCATGTTCGCGTGGCGCTCATTCGAGGCCTACCCGATGCTGGTTCGCGCCGCCGGCGCCACTCCCGTCGCCGTGCCCCTCACCGCGGACCACCGTCACGACCTCGACGCGATGCGCGCCGCGATCACCGCGCGCACGCGCCTGATCCTCGTCTGCAATCCGAACAACCCCACCGGCACCACGATCGGCACGGACGAGCTGACCGCGTTCCTCGACGCCGTCCCCGCCGACATCACCGTCGTGATCGATGAGGCGTACGTGCACTTCAACGAACGCACGGACTCCCCCTCCGGGATCGAATACTTCCGCCGCTACCCGAACGTCGCGGTCGCGCACACGTTCTCGAAGGCCTACGGGCTCGCCGGGCTGCGCATCGGCTACGCAATCGCTCCCGAGCGCCTCACGAACACCCTGCGCAAGGTCGCGATTCCCTTCGGCGTCACGGATCTCGCGCAGGCCGCAGCTGTCGCCTCCCTGCACGCGGAGGACGAGCTCTCGGCCCGCGTGGCCGACCTCATCGCCGAGCGCGAGCGCGTGGTCGGCGCCTTCCGGGATGCGGGCATCGATCTGCCCGAGACGCAGGCAAACTTCATCTGGGTCCCCTTCGGCGACGCCACGACAGCGGCGGCACAGCTGCTGGAGAGCCACGGGCTCCTGGTGCGCCCCTTCGCCGGAGAGGGCTTCCGCGTCACGATCGCCGAGCGGGAGGCGAACAACCTGCTCGTGCGCTTGGCGCCCAAACTGGCCGCCCATTTTGCGCCGCTCGCAGTCGTCTGA
- a CDS encoding aromatic ring-hydroxylating dioxygenase subunit alpha codes for MDTGTAYGLRLGQPLNELAQVGPGTPYGEVLRRYWHPIAKVEDATTRPISLQVLGEDLVLFRTRKGKAGLLHPRCIHRGASLFYGGVEEEGIRCCYHGWVFDTEGHCLEQPCEPELGLHRDRVRQPWYPVEEQYGLIWAYLGPPEKKPVLPRYDTLEELADDEQLIVNDRGVGGGGPAELDFNWLQHWENVMDPFHVPILHARFSGNQFTPEMALIPEVSYEYTPLGVRSIQMRELGDGRQLRRVTEVIFPNLRVVASPKLSSGQTNMIGWVVPMDDTNFRIFTVARDADPDFLAKLRSTHEGKPWKELTDLEHQRLPGDYEAQKSQGAISLHSEDHLTTTDQGIAMIRRMMAKQHRAVAAGGDPVGVSFDESERLVRIEGGNYFEGAADATLLADAVDD; via the coding sequence ATGGACACCGGAACCGCATACGGCCTACGCCTCGGGCAGCCGCTCAACGAGCTCGCCCAGGTCGGCCCCGGCACCCCCTACGGCGAGGTGCTTCGCCGCTACTGGCACCCGATCGCGAAGGTCGAGGATGCGACGACGCGCCCGATCTCGCTGCAGGTGCTGGGCGAGGATCTCGTGCTCTTCCGCACCCGCAAGGGCAAGGCCGGCCTGCTGCACCCGCGCTGCATCCACCGCGGCGCCTCGTTGTTCTACGGCGGCGTCGAAGAGGAGGGCATCCGCTGCTGCTACCACGGGTGGGTGTTCGACACCGAGGGGCACTGCCTCGAGCAGCCGTGCGAGCCCGAACTGGGCCTGCACCGCGATCGTGTGCGCCAGCCCTGGTACCCGGTCGAGGAGCAGTACGGCCTGATCTGGGCGTACCTGGGCCCGCCCGAGAAGAAGCCCGTGCTTCCGCGCTACGACACCCTCGAGGAGCTCGCCGACGACGAGCAGTTGATCGTCAACGACCGAGGCGTGGGCGGCGGCGGACCCGCCGAGCTCGACTTCAACTGGTTGCAGCACTGGGAGAACGTGATGGACCCGTTCCACGTGCCGATCCTGCACGCGCGCTTCAGCGGCAATCAGTTCACACCCGAGATGGCGCTCATCCCCGAGGTCAGCTACGAGTACACGCCGCTCGGCGTGCGCAGCATCCAGATGCGCGAGCTCGGCGACGGCCGTCAGCTGCGCCGCGTCACCGAGGTCATCTTCCCGAACCTGCGGGTCGTCGCCAGCCCGAAGCTCAGCTCGGGACAGACGAACATGATCGGCTGGGTCGTGCCGATGGACGACACGAACTTCCGCATCTTCACGGTGGCGCGCGACGCCGATCCCGACTTCCTCGCGAAGCTCCGCTCCACGCACGAGGGCAAGCCGTGGAAGGAGCTCACCGACCTCGAGCATCAGCGCCTCCCCGGTGACTACGAGGCGCAGAAGTCGCAGGGTGCCATCTCGCTGCACTCCGAGGATCACCTCACGACCACCGATCAGGGCATCGCGATGATCCGGCGGATGATGGCCAAGCAGCACCGCGCGGTCGCCGCCGGCGGCGACCCCGTGGGCGTGAGCTTCGACGAGTCGGAGCGGCTGGTGCGCATCGAGGGCGGCAACTACTTCGAGGGCGCGGCTGACGCGACGCTGCTCGCCGACGCGGTGGACGACTGA
- a CDS encoding FadR/GntR family transcriptional regulator codes for MASTQDDARTFQRVAPAQSVADRVVAEVEAMIKSEGLTPGHRIGTRQDLCEQFGVAPATLGEALRVLRARGSVDLRPGPGGGIFVADQSPLIRLAHSVLRLRQTGAPVNDVIKVLDALDEAVMHDAVLNRTDADIADLDAVMSDLADHWHDPIEGLHGNWRLHRRIAEISPNAVLRTFYLNLVDYIEGETAGAADEDALAVPGFRQDTDERLHIHEALIEAIRSSDVEAGRKAVLDHRTLGR; via the coding sequence GTGGCCAGCACCCAGGATGACGCGCGCACCTTCCAGCGTGTCGCGCCCGCACAGTCCGTCGCCGACCGCGTCGTGGCCGAGGTCGAAGCGATGATCAAGTCCGAGGGCCTCACCCCCGGCCACCGCATCGGCACGCGCCAGGACCTGTGCGAGCAGTTCGGCGTCGCGCCGGCCACACTCGGCGAAGCGTTGCGCGTGCTGCGCGCCCGCGGCTCCGTCGACCTGCGCCCGGGCCCGGGCGGCGGCATCTTCGTCGCCGACCAGTCGCCGCTCATCCGACTCGCCCACAGCGTGCTCCGCCTACGCCAGACCGGCGCTCCGGTCAACGATGTGATCAAGGTGCTCGATGCCCTCGACGAGGCGGTCATGCACGATGCCGTCCTGAACCGCACCGACGCGGACATCGCCGACCTCGACGCGGTCATGTCGGACCTCGCCGACCACTGGCACGACCCGATCGAGGGGCTGCACGGCAACTGGCGGCTGCATCGCCGCATCGCCGAGATCTCGCCGAACGCGGTGCTGCGGACGTTCTACCTGAACCTCGTCGACTACATCGAGGGCGAGACCGCCGGCGCGGCGGATGAGGACGCACTGGCCGTCCCCGGATTCCGCCAGGACACGGACGAGCGCCTGCACATCCACGAGGCGCTCATCGAGGCGATCCGCAGCAGCGACGTCGAGGCCGGGCGCAAGGCCGTGCTGGACCACCGCACGCTCGGCCGCTGA
- a CDS encoding thiamine pyrophosphate-dependent enzyme, translating to MTDHTGGDLLADSLINQGVSRIFGIPGVQLDAAADALHARADQVDFICARNEQATTYMADGYARSTGDVGVAMVVPGPGVLNALSGVATGYSANSPMLLIAGQIDSKAIGRGLGALHEIPDQTGILERLTKWTGIARSADEIPGLVREAFVQLRSGRPRPVAIEVPPDVLAATSRMAAAEMVADAPLVPDEQQIRDAAARLLAAQRPMIVVGGGVLASNASVALQALAEALEIPVLMTENGRGALDARHRLAFDSLALRAFREDADLVLAVGTRFVSTFGTQVDAHGAPVILVNAEEADLGGPRAAVQTLHADARLALAALAAEVGSPQRDSRESEFVRVRSWLAEQFDDIAPQREYLAAIRGALPEDGVFVSEFTQVGYAASACYPAYQPRTYIGPGYQGTLGYGFATALGVKAADPTRSVVSVNGDGGFSWTLQELSTAKRYGLGLVTIVFHDGFYGNVRRIQKNRYGARYFASDLTNPDYGKLADAYGIRSARAYTPQELAGVLADAVPANEPILIDVPVGEFPSPWHLIHEGVPRPVPLAPDAHLVQRAGV from the coding sequence ATGACCGACCACACCGGTGGCGATCTGCTCGCAGACTCCCTCATCAACCAGGGAGTCTCACGGATCTTCGGTATTCCGGGCGTTCAGCTCGATGCCGCCGCAGACGCCCTCCACGCCCGCGCCGACCAGGTCGACTTCATCTGCGCCCGCAACGAGCAGGCGACGACCTACATGGCCGACGGGTATGCGCGCAGCACCGGAGACGTCGGTGTCGCCATGGTCGTTCCCGGCCCGGGAGTGCTCAACGCCCTCTCCGGTGTGGCGACGGGCTACTCCGCGAACTCGCCGATGCTGCTCATCGCCGGACAGATCGATTCGAAGGCCATCGGCCGCGGACTCGGCGCCCTGCATGAGATCCCCGACCAGACGGGCATCCTCGAACGGCTCACCAAGTGGACCGGCATCGCCCGCTCCGCCGACGAGATCCCCGGACTGGTGCGCGAGGCCTTCGTGCAGCTGCGCAGCGGCCGCCCGCGTCCCGTCGCGATCGAGGTGCCGCCGGACGTGCTCGCCGCCACCTCGCGCATGGCGGCGGCTGAGATGGTCGCCGACGCCCCGCTCGTTCCCGACGAGCAGCAGATCCGCGACGCGGCGGCCCGGCTCCTCGCGGCCCAGCGCCCGATGATCGTCGTCGGCGGTGGGGTGCTCGCCTCGAACGCGTCCGTCGCGCTGCAGGCGCTCGCCGAGGCACTGGAGATTCCGGTGCTGATGACCGAGAACGGCCGGGGCGCGCTCGACGCCCGGCACCGCCTCGCGTTCGACTCGCTCGCGCTCCGCGCCTTCCGTGAGGACGCCGATCTCGTACTGGCGGTCGGAACCCGCTTCGTCTCCACCTTCGGAACCCAGGTCGACGCCCATGGTGCACCGGTGATCCTCGTGAACGCGGAAGAGGCGGACCTCGGCGGCCCGCGCGCCGCCGTGCAGACCCTCCACGCCGACGCCCGGCTGGCGCTCGCCGCGCTCGCCGCCGAGGTGGGGTCTCCGCAGCGGGACTCCCGCGAGAGCGAGTTCGTCCGCGTCCGCTCCTGGCTCGCCGAGCAGTTCGACGACATCGCCCCGCAGCGCGAGTACCTCGCGGCGATCCGCGGCGCGCTGCCCGAGGATGGTGTCTTCGTGAGCGAGTTCACCCAGGTCGGCTACGCCGCCAGCGCCTGCTACCCCGCCTACCAGCCGCGGACGTACATCGGCCCCGGTTACCAGGGCACGCTGGGCTACGGCTTCGCGACGGCGCTGGGTGTGAAGGCCGCGGATCCGACCCGCTCGGTGGTCTCGGTCAACGGCGACGGCGGATTCTCCTGGACCCTGCAGGAGCTGTCGACGGCGAAGCGCTACGGCCTCGGACTGGTGACAATCGTCTTCCACGACGGCTTCTACGGCAACGTGCGCCGCATCCAGAAGAACCGCTACGGTGCGCGCTACTTCGCCAGCGACCTGACGAACCCCGACTACGGCAAGCTCGCCGACGCGTACGGCATCCGCTCCGCGCGGGCGTACACGCCGCAGGAACTGGCGGGTGTGCTCGCCGATGCGGTCCCCGCGAACGAGCCGATCCTCATCGACGTGCCGGTGGGGGAGTTCCCCTCGCCGTGGCACCTCATCCATGAGGGCGTCCCGCGTCCCGTTCCGCTCGCGCCCGACGCGCACCTCGTGCAGCGGGCAGGGGTCTGA
- a CDS encoding M20 family metallopeptidase, with amino-acid sequence MTLREDAARLLPELVDLRRRLHRIPEVGFDLPQTQAVVLAELADLGLEITTGSDLGSVTAVLRGAADGPSVLLRGDMDALAIVEETGLEYASVNGAMHACGHDLHVAGLVGAARLLAARRESIAGSVVFMFQPGEEAGGGAPLMIRDGVLDAAGTRVEAAYGIHVGPGERGTFQLKPGTIMAGANVLKVTVHGRGGHGSRPHQAVDPVPAVAEIVLALQSWVTRRVDVFDPVVLSVTKLFASEVVNVIPEQAGLAATLRTLSQASIAQAQAELPLLVERIAAAHGCTADVEVIIGYPVTVNTVPETAAATAVLREEFGNDRVEELAVPWMASEDFSFVLREVPGTFLFLSATPPHVDPDDIPMNHSPHAVFDDAVLGDQAAALAALALRHVSR; translated from the coding sequence GTGACGCTGCGCGAAGATGCCGCCCGCCTGCTGCCCGAGCTCGTGGATCTGCGGCGCCGCCTGCACCGCATCCCCGAGGTCGGTTTCGACCTGCCGCAGACGCAGGCCGTCGTGCTCGCGGAACTCGCCGACCTCGGCCTCGAGATCACGACCGGCAGCGACCTGGGCTCGGTCACCGCGGTGCTGCGCGGGGCGGCGGACGGCCCGTCGGTGCTGCTGCGTGGCGATATGGATGCGCTGGCGATCGTCGAGGAGACCGGGCTGGAGTACGCGTCCGTGAACGGCGCCATGCACGCGTGCGGTCATGACCTCCATGTGGCCGGACTCGTCGGCGCCGCCCGGCTGCTCGCGGCACGGCGGGAGAGCATCGCGGGGTCCGTCGTCTTCATGTTCCAGCCGGGCGAGGAGGCCGGCGGAGGTGCGCCGCTGATGATCCGCGACGGCGTGCTCGACGCTGCCGGCACGAGGGTCGAAGCGGCCTACGGCATCCATGTCGGTCCGGGGGAGCGCGGCACGTTCCAACTCAAACCGGGCACGATCATGGCCGGTGCGAACGTGCTGAAGGTCACCGTGCACGGCCGGGGCGGCCACGGCTCCCGCCCGCATCAGGCGGTCGACCCGGTGCCCGCGGTCGCCGAGATCGTGCTGGCGCTGCAGAGTTGGGTCACCCGGCGCGTCGACGTGTTCGACCCCGTGGTGCTCTCGGTGACGAAGCTGTTCGCGAGCGAGGTCGTGAACGTGATCCCCGAGCAGGCCGGACTCGCCGCGACGCTGCGCACGTTGTCCCAGGCCTCGATCGCACAGGCCCAGGCGGAACTTCCGCTCCTCGTCGAGCGCATCGCGGCCGCGCACGGGTGCACGGCCGATGTCGAGGTGATCATCGGCTATCCGGTGACCGTCAACACGGTGCCCGAGACCGCGGCGGCGACGGCGGTGCTGCGGGAGGAGTTCGGAAACGACCGGGTCGAAGAGCTCGCCGTGCCCTGGATGGCCTCGGAGGACTTCTCGTTCGTGCTCCGCGAAGTGCCGGGGACCTTCCTGTTCCTGAGCGCGACGCCGCCGCACGTCGACCCGGACGACATCCCGATGAACCACTCGCCGCACGCGGTCTTCGACGATGCGGTGCTCGGCGATCAGGCCGCGGCGCTGGCCGCGCTCGCTCTCCGGCACGTGTCCCGCTAG
- a CDS encoding amidohydrolase → MSADVAIVGGRVVTGLGEEFDGGTVLVSGGRIEAVNVGISVPGGARVIDATGCWVLPGLIDPHSHIGVHEEANGPAGFDGSEVSSPVTAGVRAIDAINIEDMAFADALAGGVTAVVVKPGSRNPIGGQSVAIKTAGGCSVDEQVIRAALGMKSALGENPKQVYGERKQLPSTRLGIALVIRQALLDARDYADRRDRARAEGAPFAVDLGKQALTEALDGTLSWEQHAHRHDDIATALRIAEEFGLRLVLNHGTEAHKLADVLAERDVPVIFGPILSSRSKVEVREADPANLATLAAAGVRVALTTDHPVVPIGLLALQAAVAVRAGLPRETAIAAMTSAAADIAGIGDRVGALEVGRDADVVLWTGDPLDVASTVREVLIDGRTVYTATKENP, encoded by the coding sequence ATGAGCGCAGACGTCGCGATCGTCGGCGGACGTGTGGTCACGGGCCTCGGCGAGGAGTTCGACGGCGGCACGGTGCTCGTGTCGGGCGGCCGGATCGAGGCGGTCAATGTCGGGATCTCCGTGCCGGGCGGTGCGCGGGTGATCGATGCCACGGGGTGCTGGGTCCTGCCCGGACTCATCGATCCGCACAGCCACATCGGCGTGCACGAGGAGGCGAACGGCCCCGCGGGTTTCGACGGCAGCGAGGTGTCGTCGCCCGTGACCGCCGGGGTGCGGGCGATCGATGCGATCAACATCGAGGACATGGCGTTCGCCGATGCGTTGGCGGGCGGCGTCACAGCTGTGGTCGTGAAGCCGGGGTCGCGGAATCCGATCGGCGGGCAGAGTGTGGCGATCAAGACCGCCGGCGGATGCTCGGTCGACGAGCAGGTGATCCGGGCGGCACTCGGCATGAAGTCGGCGCTCGGCGAGAACCCGAAGCAGGTCTACGGGGAGCGCAAGCAGTTGCCGTCGACCCGCCTCGGCATCGCGCTCGTCATCCGGCAGGCGCTCCTGGATGCGCGCGATTACGCCGACCGACGCGATCGCGCCCGCGCGGAGGGCGCACCGTTCGCGGTCGACCTGGGAAAGCAGGCGCTCACCGAGGCCCTCGACGGCACGCTCTCCTGGGAGCAGCATGCGCACCGGCACGACGACATCGCGACGGCGCTGCGCATCGCCGAGGAGTTCGGGCTGCGTCTCGTGCTCAACCACGGAACCGAGGCCCACAAGCTCGCCGACGTGCTCGCGGAGCGCGATGTGCCCGTCATCTTCGGCCCCATCCTGTCGAGCCGATCGAAGGTCGAGGTGCGCGAGGCCGATCCTGCGAACCTCGCGACCCTCGCCGCGGCGGGAGTGCGCGTCGCCCTGACCACCGATCATCCGGTGGTTCCCATCGGGCTCCTCGCTCTGCAGGCCGCCGTCGCCGTGCGCGCCGGCCTTCCCCGCGAGACCGCCATCGCCGCCATGACCTCCGCCGCGGCCGACATCGCCGGCATCGGCGACCGCGTCGGTGCGCTGGAGGTCGGCCGTGACGCGGATGTGGTTCTGTGGACCGGAGACCCGCTCGACGTCGCCTCGACCGTGCGGGAGGTGCTCATCGACGGACGGACCGTCTACACCGCGACGAAGGAGAACCCGTGA
- a CDS encoding PDR/VanB family oxidoreductase: MSQFAAEFSPQPLDLRVRAMRWEAHDVLSLELDDPAGNLLPEWAPGAHIDLCFANGLERQYSLCSDPADLRMWRVAVLAETPSRGGSRYVHQTLRTGDTVRASAPINHFGLEDASAYVFLAGGIGITPILPMVAEAERRGVPWRLAYLGTRRDGMAFASAPHLSAETARLVSRDREERLDLATWIGSVSEGTGIYACGPARMLDALEALSLDWPHGALHLERFQPKTFGESQGADTFEVVATRSDLVVTVDRGCSILEMLENAGIGVPSSCLEGVCGTCETAVIDGAPEHRDSILTPDERESNETMMICVSRSLGERLVLDI, translated from the coding sequence GTGTCTCAGTTTGCGGCAGAGTTCTCCCCGCAGCCCCTCGACCTCCGGGTCCGTGCGATGCGGTGGGAGGCCCACGATGTTCTGTCCCTCGAGCTCGACGACCCCGCCGGTAACCTGCTGCCGGAATGGGCTCCCGGTGCCCACATCGATCTCTGCTTTGCCAACGGCCTCGAACGCCAGTACTCGCTGTGTTCGGATCCGGCCGATCTCCGCATGTGGCGCGTCGCCGTCCTGGCCGAGACCCCGAGCCGCGGGGGCTCCCGCTACGTGCACCAAACCCTGCGCACCGGTGACACCGTCAGGGCATCCGCTCCGATCAATCATTTCGGGCTCGAAGACGCGAGCGCCTATGTCTTCCTTGCGGGCGGCATCGGGATCACTCCGATCCTCCCGATGGTCGCCGAAGCCGAACGCAGGGGAGTCCCGTGGCGACTGGCCTACCTCGGCACGCGCCGCGATGGCATGGCATTCGCTTCCGCCCCGCACCTGAGCGCGGAGACGGCGCGGCTCGTCAGTCGCGACCGCGAGGAGCGTCTCGACCTGGCGACCTGGATCGGCTCCGTGTCGGAAGGCACCGGTATCTATGCCTGCGGCCCCGCCCGCATGCTCGATGCCCTCGAAGCGCTCAGCCTCGACTGGCCGCACGGTGCCCTGCATCTGGAGCGTTTCCAGCCAAAGACGTTCGGCGAGTCGCAGGGAGCCGACACCTTCGAGGTCGTGGCGACCAGGTCCGACCTCGTCGTCACGGTCGACCGCGGCTGCAGCATCCTCGAGATGCTCGAGAACGCCGGGATCGGGGTGCCGAGTTCCTGTCTCGAGGGCGTCTGCGGCACCTGCGAGACGGCCGTGATCGACGGCGCCCCCGAGCACCGGGACTCGATCCTCACCCCCGACGAGCGCGAGAGCAACGAGACGATGATGATCTGCGTGTCCCGCTCTCTCGGCGAGCGTCTCGTCCTCGACATCTGA